The proteins below come from a single Benincasa hispida cultivar B227 chromosome 4, ASM972705v1, whole genome shotgun sequence genomic window:
- the LOC120075153 gene encoding probable glucuronosyltransferase Os04g0398600: MGSVNNKGRQFGTHHNPPICTRSHQIGALLLVCTTFFLTRAIDRLLAPAADNAFNGFRQSHYALQSNDDGSLSWPDRGYGSHLSLKIYVYDESEIQGLKALMYGRDGKITAAACLKGQWGTQVKIHRLLLQSRFRTRKKEEADFFFVPAYVKCVRMLGGLNDKEINEAYIQVLGQMPYFRISGGRDHIFVFPSGAGAHLFKSWATYINRSIILTPEGDRTDKKDFSAFNTWKDIIIPGNVDDGMTSHGAKIVQPLPLSKRKYLANYLGRDQGKAGRLKLIELAKQFPEKLESPVLKFSGPDKLGKLEYFEHLRNAKFCLAPRGESSWTLRFYESFFVECVPVILSDQVELPFQNVIDYSQISIKWPSSEIGPQLLEYLESIPDKAIDEMIARGRRVRCLWVYSSDSEPCSTMQGILWELQRKVRQFHQSTETFWLHNGSFVNRQLVEFSKWKPPMPLP, encoded by the exons ATGGGAAGCGTGAACAACAAAGGGAGACAATTCGGAACTCACCATAATCCTCCAATATGCACTAGGTCGCATCAGATCGGGGCGTTGCTTCTAGTTTGCACCACCTTCTTCCTTACCCGTGCAATCGATCGATTGCTCGCTCCCGCCGCCGACAACGCGTTCAATGGATTCCGTCAATCCCACTATGCCCTCCAATCAAACGACGATGGATCCTTATCGTGGCCAGACAGAGGGTACGGTTCCCATCTCTCTCTCAAGATTTATGTCTACGACGAGAGCGAAATTCAGGGGCTCAAAGCTTTGATGTATGGGAGGGACGGGAAGATCACGGCTGCTGCTTGTTTGAAAGGCCAATGGGGGACTCAG GTGAAAATTCACAGATTGCTTCTACAGTCGAGATTTCGGACTAGAAAGAAAGAAGAGGCAGATTTTTTCTTTGTGCCAGCTTATGTTAAATGCGTTAGGATGCTAGGTGGTCTCAATGACAAGGAGATTAACGAAGCATATATACAG GTTTTAGGTCAAATGCCGTATTTCAGAATCTCAGGGGGTCGTGACCACATATTTGTTTTCCCAAG TGGTGCAGGAGCTCACTTATTTAAATCTTGGGCGACTTACATAAACCGTTCCATAATTCTTACTCCTGAG GGGGATCGGACAGATAAGAAAGACTTTAGTGCTTTCAATACATGGAAAGATATCATCATTCCTGGCAATGTTGATGATGGGATGACTTCACATGGAGCTAAAATAGTCCAGCCTTTGCCTTTGTCTAAAAGGAAGTACTTGGCAAACTATTTAGGGCGCGATCAAGGAAAAGCTGGTCGTCTAAAGTTGATAGAACTTGCAAAACAATTTCCTGAAAAG TTGGAATCTCCAGTTTTGAAGTTCAGTGGTCCTGACAAATTGGGAAAGTTGGAGTATTTTGAGCACCTACGCAACGCCAAGTTCTGTCTTGCTCCTCGTGGAGAGTCATCTTGGACACTTCGTTTTTACGAGTCATTTTTTGTG GAGTGTGTACCAGTTATACTTTCGGATCAGGTTGAATTGCCTTTCCAGAATGTAATTGATTACTCCCAGATCTCAATAAAATGGCCATCCAGTGAAATAGGCCCTCAACTGTTGGAGTACCTCGAGTCAATTCCAG ATAAGGCCATAGACGAGATGATAGCACGAGGTAGACGAGTTAGGTGCCTATGGGTTTATTCCTCAGATTCAGAACCGTGCTCTACGATGCAAGGAATTCTATGGGAACTTCAGAGGAAAGTTAGGCAGTTTCACCAGTCAACTGAAACATTTTGGTTGCACAATGGATCTTTTGTAAATAGACAACTGGTGGAATTCTCCAAGTGGAAGCCCCCAATGCCCTTGCCTTGA